CTCTATGGAAGAGGCGGACATCATGGTAGACATCGTTCAAAAGCACGGTGTCAAATTCAACTACGGCACGCAACGCCGTTACATGCCGATTTATCGCAAAATTCGCGAACTCGTGGATGCTGGCGAAATCGGCGATGTCCAATGCTCCATTGCCCAATACGGAGCCAGTTCCGCGCTCTGGGGATTGACCCACGCCGCTGATATGCTCCTCTTCCTCGCGGGTGACCCGGAGGTTGACTTCGTGCAAGGCGCGATTATATGCAATGATTCGGATTGGGATGGTAACCGTCTCAACGTTGACCCAGGTATCGCTTGCGGTTACATCCGCTATTCCAATGGGGTTCACGGTTACAACACTGCAGGCACGGGACCCGAGTACGAGGTCTGCGGCACCGGGGGTAAGATCCGTGTGCAAAACAACAGCAGAGAAATCCAATTCCGAAAAAAGGATGGGACCTTCTTTGAAGAGGTGCCGTTTCCAGAAACATCCCGCGCTACAGGCACCGTTATGGGAATCACCGACATCGCCGAAGCACTCGATGAGGACCGCGAGACCAAGGGACCCGTTCATCTCGCACGACGCAGTCAAGAGACGCTCATGGGTATGATCGAATCGCATCGGCTTGGCGGTAAGCACATCTCACTCCCCATGGAAAACCGTTCTCTCTATGTCACAAGGGACAATTGGTAGAATCCAACTCCGGTAGGCGCGCTTTCATGAAGATTAAGAATTTAATTCGGTAATGTGCGATGTTAATTGTCTGAAGCAGGATTTACAAGATTCAAGGATTTTCAGGATTGGAGATTCCTTTTTATTGAAACTGCTTTTTATTGAATTACCGAAATATTTACTTGAACTTCATCTAAGCGCGCCGAAACAACATGAACTTAGAAACCCAAATCCAGCAGTTCCGAGAAACCTTTTACAATGTCAAAACCGAAGTCCAAAAACGC
The Candidatus Poribacteria bacterium DNA segment above includes these coding regions:
- a CDS encoding Gfo/Idh/MocA family oxidoreductase — translated: QEMIEKEKPDIVCIATRPGPHADITVFAAENGVKGIYCEKPLCCSMEEADIMVDIVQKHGVKFNYGTQRRYMPIYRKIRELVDAGEIGDVQCSIAQYGASSALWGLTHAADMLLFLAGDPEVDFVQGAIICNDSDWDGNRLNVDPGIACGYIRYSNGVHGYNTAGTGPEYEVCGTGGKIRVQNNSREIQFRKKDGTFFEEVPFPETSRATGTVMGITDIAEALDEDRETKGPVHLARRSQETLMGMIESHRLGGKHISLPMENRSLYVTRDNW